In a genomic window of Epinephelus fuscoguttatus linkage group LG23, E.fuscoguttatus.final_Chr_v1:
- the LOC125884182 gene encoding uncharacterized protein LOC125884182 isoform X2, whose amino-acid sequence MMCIILLLINLTSCVCGTFVVNVTQTSYQAEENHNITLEWMFTTKTGSSLHSLYIYCELLTDLRASGLFRLHGGVEVPESQDEQFTGRVQCDKDVLREGRLRLHVSRLRTDDSGLYMCSVFTKYGRNSATCRLNVTAAADEPRPQRPTESPQPESWKMIVLYVGLTAAALLTLCVILYVAYFRICREKRPLSHTEVHVTDALNPDCNQKDTIGVILLELKVPLRRGGSTLVFPLQTVTHCISSFISLHLVYRPQNRLQ is encoded by the exons ATGATGTGCATCATCCTGCTGCTCATCAACCTGACCTcctgtgtctgtg GAACATTTGTAGTCaatgtgacacagacctcctatCAGGCAGAGGAGAACCACAACATCACACTTGAGTGGATGTTCACGACTAAAACTGGCAGCTCCCTCCACTCCCTTTATATCTACTGTGAACTGTTAACTGATCTCAGAGCCTCAGGTCTGTTTCGTCTACATGGAGGTGTTGAGGTCCCAGAGTCTCAGGATGAACAGTTTACAGGACGAGTCCAGTGTGACAAAGACGTCCTCAGAGAGGGACGACTCAGACTTCATGTGTCCAGACTCAGGACTGATGACTCaggactgtatatgtgttcagtGTTCACAAAGTATGGGAGGAACTCTGCTACATGTCGGCTCAATGTCACTG cagctgctgatgAGCCCAGACCTCAGAGACCAACAGAGAGTCCACAACCAGAGAGTTGGAAGATGATTGTCCTCTATGTtggactgacagcagcagctctactgaCTCTCTGTGTCATACTCTACGTAGCCTACTTTAGAATATGTCGGGAGAAGCGTCCTCTAAGCCACACAGAAGTCCATGTGACGGACGCACTCAATCCAGACTGTAACCAGAAAGACACTATCGGTGTGATACTTTTGGAACTGAAGGTACCCCTCAGACGGGGTGGCTCGACCCtcgtgtttccactgcaaacagtcactcactgtatttcctcctttatcagtctgcacctggtttatcgtccacagaacaggctgcagtga
- the LOC125884182 gene encoding uncharacterized protein LOC125884182 isoform X3 → MMCIILLLINLTSCVCGTFVVNVTQTSYQAEENHNITLEWMFTTKTGSSLHSLYIYCELLTDLRASGLFRLHGGVEVPESQDEQFTGRVQCDKDVLREGRLRLHVSRLRTDDSGLYMCSVFTKYGRNSATCRLNVTAAADEPRPQRPTESPQPESWKMIVLYVGLTAAALLTLCVILYVAYFRICREKRPLSHTEVHVTDALNPDCNQKDTIGVILLELKVPLRRGGSTLVFPLQTVTHCISSFISLHLVYRPQNRLQ, encoded by the exons GAACATTTGTAGTCaatgtgacacagacctcctatCAGGCAGAGGAGAACCACAACATCACACTTGAGTGGATGTTCACGACTAAAACTGGCAGCTCCCTCCACTCCCTTTATATCTACTGTGAACTGTTAACTGATCTCAGAGCCTCAGGTCTGTTTCGTCTACATGGAGGTGTTGAGGTCCCAGAGTCTCAGGATGAACAGTTTACAGGACGAGTCCAGTGTGACAAAGACGTCCTCAGAGAGGGACGACTCAGACTTCATGTGTCCAGACTCAGGACTGATGACTCaggactgtatatgtgttcagtGTTCACAAAGTATGGGAGGAACTCTGCTACATGTCGGCTCAATGTCACTG cagctgctgatgAGCCCAGACCTCAGAGACCAACAGAGAGTCCACAACCAGAGAGTTGGAAGATGATTGTCCTCTATGTtggactgacagcagcagctctactgaCTCTCTGTGTCATACTCTACGTAGCCTACTTTAGAATATGTCGGGAGAAGCGTCCTCTAAGCCACACAGAAGTCCATGTGACGGACGCACTCAATCCAGACTGTAACCAGAAAGACACTATCGGTGTGATACTTTTGGAACTGAAGGTACCCCTCAGACGGGGTGGCTCGACCCtcgtgtttccactgcaaacagtcactcactgtatttcctcctttatcagtctgcacctggtttatcgtccacagaacaggctgcagtga